In Rhododendron vialii isolate Sample 1 chromosome 9a, ASM3025357v1, the following are encoded in one genomic region:
- the LOC131299724 gene encoding putative late blight resistance protein homolog R1B-12: MSFPPLSLRFLSPDESWNLSRQKIFQRETCPSELMEIGKQIAQKWQGLPLAIAVVAGILRNEEKSRERWKQVGQTLNSQMAKDQELWTKTIALSYNHLPPHLKPCFLYFAIFPEDLQILVRKLIWLWVAEGFIRKTGTKSLEDVAEEYLMDLIGRKLVFVSRRGLISSADKKKYSTRSIFPFHYRGDWEQFCCEPNYRSPPFKLLRVVHISYSPPCKIELVLLKYLDLCLPCMLDDSSHPTLSQLTSLSNLVNLETLIFSFHFTLQVDEEYHFSDCVIYLPHSIRKLVKLRHELKVSSMYASELNLGRAKFPPNLTKLTLKGTRLSSGVMSTLAKLVPNLEALKLSRASLEGPCWEASGVFPKLKSLKFQSHYIQQWDVASSDDFPSLERLVFEQCPNLKKIPSEIGDILTLEMIELDWCNPSLDASAREIKKEQESQKETMACKLR; this comes from the exons ATGAGtttccctcctctttctctgcGGTTTCTATCTCCTGATGAGAGTTGGAATCTCTCACGACAGAAGATATTTCAAAGAGAAACCTGCCCTTCAGAACTCATGGAGATAGGAAAGCAAATCGCACAAAAGTGGCAAGGACTACCACTTGCAATCGCTGTGGTAGCGGGGATTCTTAGAAATGAAGAGAAGAGTCGAGAGCGGTGGAAACAGGTGGGGCAAACGTTAAATTCGCAGATGGCTAAGGATCAAGAACTATGGACTAAGACAATAGCACTGAGTTATAACCACTTACCTCCTCACTTGAAACCGTGCTTTCTCTACTTTGCAATATTTCCAGAGGATTTGCAAATTCTTGTAAGGAAGTTGATTTGGTTATGGGTTGCTGAGGGATTCATAAGAAAGACAGGTACAAAAAGCTTGGAGGATGTAGCGGAGGAATACCTGATGGATTTAATCGGTAGAAAACTTGTGTTCGTTTCCAGAAGAGG ACTCATTTCTtctgcggataaaaaaaagtacagtaCCCGCTCTATTTTTCCCTTCCACTATCGTGGGGATTGGGAGCAATTTTGTTGCGAACCTAATTATCGTTCCCCACCTTTCAAACTTCTGAGGGTGGTGCATATATCCTATTCGCCCCCATGTAAGATAGAACTAGTTCTGTTGAAGTACCTGGATCTATGTCTGCCTTGTATGCTTGATGATTCAAGTCACCCAACTTTAAGTCAGCTAACTTCACTATCCAATCTTGTGAATTTAGAAacccttattttttcttttcacttcaCTCTCCAAGTGGACGAGGAGTACCATTTTAGTGACTGTGTTATCTACTTACCCCATAGTATTAGGAAGTTGGTAAAATTGAGGCAT GAGTTGAAGGTCTCTTCTATGTACGCAAGTGAGCTGAATCTTGGAAGAGCTAAGTTCCCGCCTAACCTTACCAAGTTAACTTTGAAGGGGACCCGTCTAAGTTCCGGTGTCATGTCTACCCTCGCCAAGTTAGTTCCCAACCTCGAGGCTCTAAAGCTATCACGTGCTTCCCTTGAAGGGCCTTGTTGGGAAGCAAGTGGGGTTTTCCCGAAACTCAAGTCCTTGAAATTCCAATCGCATTATATTCAGCAGTGGGACGTTGCCTCCAGTGATGACTTTCCAAGTCTAGAGCGTCTAGTGTTTGAACAATGTCCTAACCTCAAAAAGATCCCATCTGAGATAGGGGATATACTGACGCTGGAGATGATTGAGTTAGATTGGTGCAACCCTTCTCTTGATGCTTCTGCcagagaaattaagaaagagCAAGAGAGTCAAAAGGAAACAATGGCTTGCAAATTAAGATAA